The Methylobacterium durans nucleotide sequence CAGAGGCCTACACGGTCTACGTCACGAACGAGAAGGGCAACTCGGTCAGCGTCATCGACACGAGCACGCTCACCGTCACCGGGACCTGGAAGGTCGGGCGCCGCCCGCGAGGCGTGACCACGAGCAAGGACGGCAAGGAACTCTTCGTCTGTGCAAGCGACGACGACCGGATCGACGTGCTCGACACCGCGAGCGGCAAGGTGGTGCGCTCGCTCCGCTCCGGCCCCGACCCCGAGCAGTTCATCCTCGCGCCGGAGGGGAACCCCCTCTACGTCGCCAACGAGGACGACAGCCAGGTCACGGTCCTCGATATCGAGAAGAACAAGATCCTGGCCGAGGTGCCGGTCGGCGTGGAGCCGGAGGGAATGGGCCTGTCTCCGGACGGGAAGGTGCTCGTCAACACCTCCGAGACCACCAACATGGCCCATTTCATCGACACCAAGACCTTCCAGGTGATCGACAACGTGCTGGTCGACGCGCGCCCGCGCTTCGCCGAATTCACAGCGGACGGCAAGTTCCTCTGGGTCTCGGCGGAGGTCGGCGGGACGGTCAGCGTCATCGACGTGGCGACGCGGCGCGTCGTGAAGAAGATCAGCTTCAAGATCCCGAGCGTGAACGACGAGGCGATCCAGCCCGTCGGCATCCGCATCACCAAGGACGGCGCGAAGGCCTTCGTGGCTCTCGGTCCGGCCAACCGCGTCGCGGTGATCGACGCCAAGACCTACGAGGTCGAGAAGTACCTCCCGGTCGGCCAGCGGGTCTGGCAGCTCGCCTTCACGCCAGACCAGAAGCTCCTGTTCTCCACCAACGGCACCTCGAACGACGTCTCGGTGATCGACGTCGAGGCGGGCAAGGTGGTCAAGAGCATCCCCGTCGGGCTGCTGCCCTGGGGTGTGGCGGTTTCGCCGCAATAGCCGAGACCTCGGCCAGGACATCGACGTGGCAGGACGCCCGAAGAGGCGGCACGGGAGGAGCACACAGGATGAAGCGGACATTCCGGCTCGCGGCGCTCGGCCTCGCGGGTCTCCTCGCGGCGGGACCGGCACTCGCCCTCGACCTCACGAAGAAGCGCCAGAACCTGCCCGACCTCGTGCTCGGCAACGAGGAGGGCAACGACTTCGTCGTCGAGAACAAGGACATCGAGATGGAGGCCGGCAAGGCCTACCGGCTGCGGATCGTCGCCAAAGGCCGGCAGGAGTACAAATTCTACGCGCCGGAGTTCTTCCGGTACATCTGGCTCAACCAGATCGTCATCAACCATCTGGAGATCCACGGGGGCGGCCCGCCGGACCACCTGGAATTCGACGATCCGGGCGAGATCGCCATCGAGTTCGTGGCTATCAAGCCGGGCGAGTACAAATGGGAGGCCCGCGGTCTGGAGTCGAAGGGCATGACCGGCACGATCTCGGTGAAGTAGGAGCCCCGCATGCGCCTCACAGCACTCGCCCTCGCGGCCTGCCTCGCCGCCGCGCCGGCCCTCGCCGACGACAAGACCGCCTGCACGGAGGGCATCGCCGCGATCAAGGCGGCGCTGTCCCAGAACCCGCCGGAGGCCGCCGCTTCCAAAGCCAAGAAGGCCCTGCGCGTCGCCGAGCGCGAGCAGGGGGAAGGCGAGTTCGACGAGTGCGTCGACGCCGTCTCCGACGCCAAACGGGCCCTCGGGAAATGACCGCGGGCCGCGAGGCGGAGGCGGCCCTCGACGTCGCGCATGTGAGCCACCGGTTCGGAGCGCGGGCGGCCCTCTCCGACGTCTCGATCCGCGTCGAGCGGGGCCGCTTCATGGCGCTGCTCGGGCCGAACGGCGCGGGCAAGACGACGCTCTTCTCGGTGATCACCCGCCTCTACAACAACCAGGACGGGCGGGTCGCGATCTTCGGGCACGGGCTCGACCGGGAGCCCTCGCGGGCGCTCGCCCGCCTCGGCGTGGTGTTCCAGGCCCGCACCCTCGACACCGACCTGACGGTGGCGCAGAACCTCCACTACCACGCGAGCCTGCACGGGATCGGCCGCAAGGCCGCGCGGGCGCGGATCGCAACGCTTCTCGACCGGGTCGGCCTCGCCGACAGGCGCGACGACAAGGTGCGCACGCTCTCGGGCGGCCAGTCGCGGCGCATCGAGATCGCCCGCTCGCTCGTGCACGGGCCGAGCCTGCTGCTGCTCGACGAACCGACCGTGGGGCTCGACCTCGAGTCGCGGGCCGACATCGTCGCCATCGTGCGGGCGCTGGTGCGGGAGGAGGGGCTCTCCGTGCTCTGGGCCACGCACATCTTCGAGGAGATCGAGCCGGGCGACGACGCCGTGGTGCTGCACCGGGGCCGCATCGTCGCCCGCGGTCAGGCGGGCAGCATCGGCACCGAGGGCGAGAGCCTGGAGACCGCCTTTCGCCGCCTCGTCGCCGACACGAAGGACGGAGCCTGGCAGGCCGCATGAGTACGCAGACCCACACCGCCGCAGGCCCCGCCGCGCCAGCGCGGACGCAAGCCGCTTCCCATCACGGCCGCCTCGACGCCGTCGGCTACCTGACCTGCCTCGGTGGCATCGTCCGCCGGGAATTGCTGCGATTCTTCAATCAGAAGGAACGGTTCTTCTCGGCGCTGGTGCGCCCGCTCGTCTGGCTGTTCATCTTCGCGGCGGGCTTCCGCAACACGCTGGGCGTCTCGATCGAACCGCCCTACCAGACCTACGTGCTCTACGAGGTCTACGTGGTGCCCGGACTCGCCGTGATGATCCAGCTCTTCAACGGCATGCAATCGTCGCTTTCCATGGTCTACGACCGCGAGGTCGGCTCCATGAAGGTTCTGCTGACGAGTCCCTACCCGCGCTGGACGCTGCTGCTCGCCAAGCTGATCGCCGGCGTCACCGTCTCGGTCGTGCAGGCTTACGCCTTCCTGGCCGTCGCCTGGTTCTGGGAGACCGACATCCCGCCGATGGGCTACCTCGCGGCTCTGCCCGCCTTCGTCGCCTCGGGGCTGATGCTCGGCGCGATCGGGCTGCTCCTCTCCTCGATGGTGCGGCAGCTGGAGAACTTCGCCAGCGTCATGAACTTCGTGATCTTCCCGATGTTCTTCGCGTCATCGGCCCTCTATCCGCTCTGGCGTATCCGGGAATCCTCGGAGACCCTCTACTGGATCTGCGAGTGCAACCCGTTCACGCACGCGGTGCAGCTCGTGCGCTTCGCCCTCTACGGGCAGTTCGAGCCGCTCGCCTGCGCCGTCGTCCTGGGCACCACGCTCGCCTTCTTCACCCTCGCCGTGATCGCCTACGACCCCGGCCGCGGCATCATGGCCCGGCGCGGTGGTCCGGCCGGAGACAATTCATGATCCGACAGACCTCGCTCGCCCTGGCCGCACTCGGCCTCCTCGCCGGCACGGCGCTCGCCCACCCGAAGCCCGACCCGGACTGGCCTTGCGTGCAGCGCAAGGTGCCGAGCTTGAGCGCCGGCACGGTCTGGAACGGCCCCGACCTCGAGGCGGCCGGACCCTGGGGCGACGATTTCGAGGCGGCGGCGCTTGCCCAGAAGTTGGCCTCGCGCCGCACCGACGTGACCGAGGTCGATAGCCTCCTCGACGCCTACGTGGCGAAGCTCGACGAGGCAAAGGACCCCGAGAAGGCGAAGCACTTGACCCACGTCTTCGCGGGCGTGTTCGAAGTGATCAACGGCGAGCGCTCGCGCGTGATGAGCGGCATCACCCGCTACGCCCAGGGGCAGCGCCGGATGGCCGAGCGCATCCGCCAGGAGGCCGACCAGATCAGCCAGACCAAGGATGCGCCGAGCGCCCAGGACGCTCGCGATATCCCCAAGGACCAGTCGGAGATCGAGACGAAATTCGCCTGGGACCGGCGCATCTTCCAGGAACGCAGCCAGTCGCTGACCTATGTCTGCGAGGTGCCCACGCTCTTGGAGCAACGGCTCGGCGAGATCGCGCGCAAGATCCAGGCCCGGCTCTGAAATTCGCCATCGACGAAACTGAAGGTTGCATCGGCGCCGGGACCTTCCCAACGTCGCGCAGCCTCGCCCAAAGTGCGACCGAAAGAGGCCTTGCCACTTCATCCCGAACTTGCTTGCCGGAAGTACCCTAACACGCTGAAATTGTAGAAGAAATCTGTTGCATCGACGCCACGAGGCGCTGCCGACGGGGCCGGTGCGCCGATTTCGCGTCGAAAGCGTGGCGGCCCCGATTGTCCGGATCCCCGATGCCCCTCATGAAGGGAGGGAGAGCCCCGTCGAATGGGGCCGCGTCTCGAATTTCATGGGGTTGGGGAAATGGGTATGCGGGCGCTTCGCGGCAGCCTGATCGCATCGGTGGCCATGCTGCCGTGCCTCGCGCAGGCACAGCAGGGCGGCACTCAGGCGGTCACCCTGCCGGAGCTCGACGTTGTGGCGACGACGCCGGTCGGCGGCATCGGCAATTCCGGCGGCGCGAGCGGGGTCTCCGGCCTCGGGCGCCAGCCGGTCTCCAAGGTGCCCTTCACGGTCGAGACCGTGACCGCGGCCGAGATCGCCCAGGATCGCGCCACCCTCGATCCCACCTTCACCCTGGCCCGTCGCACCGCCGGAGTGAACCTCTCCGACGGCCAGGGCAACAGCTTCCGGCAGACGCTGACCTACCGCGGCTTCGATGCCTCGCCGCTGCAGGGCGCCCCGCAGGGCCTCGCCGTCTACCAGAACGGTGTGCGCATCAACGAGGCCTTCGGCGACGTGGTGAACTGGGACCTGATCCCCTCCGTCGCGATCAACCGGATCGACATCGTCACCGGCAACCCGATCTTCGGCCTCAACGCCCTCGGCGGCGCCGTCAACATCGAGATGAAGAACGGCTTCACCTGGCAGGGTAAGGAGGTCACGGTCTTCGGCGGCTCGGACGGGCGTATCGCCGGCACGCTGCAATACGGCGAAGTCATCGGCCCCTGGAGCTTCTACTTCGCGGGCGAGGGCCTTCGCGACCGGGGCTGGCGCTTCCAATCGCCCTCCGAGATCGGCCGCGTCTACGCCGACCTCGGCTACCGCACCCTCGATTCCGAGTTCCACATCGTCGCCTCGGGCGCCAAAACCTTCTTCGGCGCGGCGGCCGCCGCCCCGGTCGACTTCACCCGCGTCGACGAGCGCGCGATCTTCACCTATCCGCAATCGATCGCGACCGAGATGGGTCAGATCCAGGTCAACGGAAAGGTCAACATCTCGCCGACCTGGGATCTGGCCGGCAACGCCTATGTCCGCCGCTTCAGCCAGTTCGTGATCGACGGCAACGACGCCGAGTTCGAGAATTGCAGCCGGCAATCGTCCTTCCGCGGCTCGCTCTGCGCCGAGGATGACGGCTTCATCCGTGCACCGGGACAATCG carries:
- a CDS encoding YVTN family beta-propeller repeat protein, whose amino-acid sequence is MSRCVKAGLSVAALAAGLLAASGSAEAYTVYVTNEKGNSVSVIDTSTLTVTGTWKVGRRPRGVTTSKDGKELFVCASDDDRIDVLDTASGKVVRSLRSGPDPEQFILAPEGNPLYVANEDDSQVTVLDIEKNKILAEVPVGVEPEGMGLSPDGKVLVNTSETTNMAHFIDTKTFQVIDNVLVDARPRFAEFTADGKFLWVSAEVGGTVSVIDVATRRVVKKISFKIPSVNDEAIQPVGIRITKDGAKAFVALGPANRVAVIDAKTYEVEKYLPVGQRVWQLAFTPDQKLLFSTNGTSNDVSVIDVEAGKVVKSIPVGLLPWGVAVSPQ
- a CDS encoding ABC transporter ATP-binding protein, encoding MTAGREAEAALDVAHVSHRFGARAALSDVSIRVERGRFMALLGPNGAGKTTLFSVITRLYNNQDGRVAIFGHGLDREPSRALARLGVVFQARTLDTDLTVAQNLHYHASLHGIGRKAARARIATLLDRVGLADRRDDKVRTLSGGQSRRIEIARSLVHGPSLLLLDEPTVGLDLESRADIVAIVRALVREEGLSVLWATHIFEEIEPGDDAVVLHRGRIVARGQAGSIGTEGESLETAFRRLVADTKDGAWQAA
- a CDS encoding ABC transporter permease — translated: MSTQTHTAAGPAAPARTQAASHHGRLDAVGYLTCLGGIVRRELLRFFNQKERFFSALVRPLVWLFIFAAGFRNTLGVSIEPPYQTYVLYEVYVVPGLAVMIQLFNGMQSSLSMVYDREVGSMKVLLTSPYPRWTLLLAKLIAGVTVSVVQAYAFLAVAWFWETDIPPMGYLAALPAFVASGLMLGAIGLLLSSMVRQLENFASVMNFVIFPMFFASSALYPLWRIRESSETLYWICECNPFTHAVQLVRFALYGQFEPLACAVVLGTTLAFFTLAVIAYDPGRGIMARRGGPAGDNS